DNA from Triticum aestivum cultivar Chinese Spring chromosome 7D, IWGSC CS RefSeq v2.1, whole genome shotgun sequence:
TATGGTTATCTAACATAATATTCCAGAAAGCACtatttttatactccctccattcacttttataagtcgtttcagacaactgaaAATGAGCTACTTTGCACCTTGTCTAAAATGTCTTCAAAAccttataaaagtgaatagagggagTAGTAATATTAGTTAGATAATACACTTCTAGAGATCTCTACAATGATATATTTGATAATATTAAAATATACCAACACATGTGAATACACACAAATATATACATATGTACTATACAatttatttatatacaaatttccaaTTTTTATTTAAACACAAGTTTTGATTAAACATACAATTAAAATTTCGCAGAGTTGATTTTTTTAAGTGAAACACATTTAAAATGATACAGAAGGAATGACACAAGTAATATTACACAACGTTGTTATGTGGTTACTCAACTAAATAATGGAAATTAAAGTCATTAATGTATTAGTATGATAAAATAGTTTTAGATAAACATTTGGTATAAAATTCTTATTTTAATGTGCCCCGGCTCCAAAAATTGATTGGACGCCCCTACTTACACGACGAGTGATCAGCCATGAGAAGGATCAACGCACGGGCTGCTGTGGTGGTCGACGGACATTGTGGTGCCCCGTGGCAATTTTTTATGCTTGTTGATTACCTCCATGGTATCTTACTTGGCACTGTCCTCAGGGAGGACCCTAATCTCAAGTATATTCGTCTGCCTGTGAAGGTTCCCATTGGTGACCCGACAGACCCTGAATTGGGCACTAGCCCGCATCTGTTATTAAGTGTGTGCTTCACCCGAGGAAGCATTTTTTATGTTTATCGACATTGTTTGCACCACGGTCCTTGTTGCAGGCAACCGAACACCTGATTCTTCTAGATTTGCCACCAGAGTGTGAGGCTAAGGGCAGAATATATGACATGGGAAAAAGTTCTTGAGTTGCACGATGATGACTCTGGTCTTTTCATGGATATGGCCATCTTCCATATGTCGTGCCAGAATTTTCCTCTCGTGAGTATGGAGGATCTTTGTCTGCTCTACTTTGCATCGAGAGATGATGGTGATGCCAACGGTACCGGTGCCGATACATGGATTGTTGCAATTGACTTGTTCAATTTTTTTTGGAATCATCCTTTATATGTACGCAATCATCCTCTACATATGCTATAGTAGACGGAATTTCCAACTACTATGATGATGGTGACATGGCATCCAAAAacattgttgttgatgatgcatTCATTCCGTGTGAGATTTTCAAGTACATGAAAGAAGGTGACCCAAACGAGGTTGGACATGTCTTAAATTGAATGCTGAATACTTAACCACCAATATTGTTTTAAATATATAGATTCGGATCTTGAAAACCATATTCGTATATTTGTCTTGAGAATTAATTTCACACTATTATAGTTTTGTTCTTGTTGACTTGGTGTACATGTACCTAGTGCAATGGGAACTAGTGGTCAAGTTATATTATGAAGACTGTATCAACGTCCAAAACACACCAATTTTGGGTACCGGATGGAGTACATAGCATGCCCAAGTGCAGGGTGCAAATTGCTACAGAATCACAGAAAGTACATGTACCATtttattttaatgcatgttcatatatcagtctgtttttcttttctatttcaaaAAATTGCATGTTCTTTTAATTGCATGTGCACCCCTGCTTATTTTTTTGCTCAACCTTCCTAAAAACTTGTTTGCAAAAGGGCTCAACTCATCAGAGTGACCAACATTTAAGTTTTACTTTATGGATCATTCTCACATAATTCATGCTTGAATTAGTTGTGCCTAATCCATTGCTTTATTTCGTCATGATAATGTATTGATTTTGGGAACTTTTTCTTAGAATATGTAATCTTGAGAAGAAAGATACTTTGAACTAAAACCACCACACTTATTTTGGATCATGGGGAGTAGAAAACAATGTTTTCCAGATTTTTTTTAGCTATTATCTTAGGAAGAAAGATAGAAAATAAAATAGATGCAAGTTCCCGTTGTTGATACTTGACCCGGTGTTGAGATTCCAACTGTCTACCCAGTTTGTGTGGCAAACTAGCAGCAATAGACTTTGTGGTGTTTTTTTAAATGGAGGCAAAAGTTTTTGCCTCATATATTAATTAAGGAGGGGAAAGAGTTTTGTTACAACACACCTTTACAACCAAAAGCATTACTCCCCCAAAATTATGTTTCCTAACTTCTTAGCTCCCGCTTTGACCCAAAGTAATGCCTCTTTTTAAATAACATTTAAAAGAATGGGAGGTGGAGCACTCTTCTGACGAAAGATACGTGCATTTCTCTCATTCTAAATTTTCCAACTCACAAGCATGGTGAGAGAAGCCATAGCCTTTTGATGAGGAATGTTGGCACCCGAAGAGTTGATCCACCAATCTTGGATGGAGTTTTTCAAGTGCCATGGAGAGGTATCAATATTCCCAATATGAATCCAATCATTGACGAGGCTCCAAAGTTGAAGCATGAAGCGACACTTGTAGAAAATATGCGGTCCGGATTCTTGTTCTCTCTTGCAAAGTGGGCTTTTATAGGCCGCAATTTGGCCACCCTCTCTTTGCCAACCGGACGGCCGTCCAAATCATATCTTGTATTACTAGCCACACGAAGAATTTGGCCTAGGGGCAATCCTTCCACACCGCTTAGTCCATAGGGGAGAGAGTGTTCCCTAAAATTTTGTGCCTTGTAAGTGGATGCCGCAGAGTAGTGGCCACTAACAATGTGCTTCCAAAGAATGTCATCCTCCACGAGACTGTCCAATTGGAAGTCGTAGATGAGGGACCAAAGGACCACAAACTCATGGATTTGATCGCAAGAGAATTCGGGAGTGAGTTTGATTTTGGCAATCCAAGCGTTCTCCATAAGTGACTCGCGcaccttccccttcttcctcgaaGATGCTTCAAAATTAAGGGGGGCAATATCTTTCGGCTTCCTCCCAAGAACCCAAGGGGAGTCCCAAAAGTAAGTCCTCGCGCCATTCCCAACCGTGGTGGGGGCGGAGGAGTAGAAGAAATCGAGGTCCACTTCATCACAAGGGTTGCCCATGCCCACCCAAAGCTTGGAAGACTCTTTCCATTCATACCAAGGCCATCTCAACCTAAGTGCCTGCGTGAATTTGTTGGTGTTGAGGACCCCTGGTCCTCCATAGGCCAAGGGGTTGCACATGTCTCCCAATTGACCTTGCATTTACCTTCGGTAGTCTTGTCCGTCTTGGACCACAAAAAGGCCCTTTCGAGCTTGTTAACATTGTGGATCGTGCTTGAGGGGCAATTAGCGGTGTAATGAAGAACAACACCTGAGAGGTTAACACCGACTTGACGAGGTTGGTGCTTTCGATGGTGGTGATGTTTTATCCCTCCCACGGGACAAGCTTCTTGGCCACCTTGTCCACCAAGAATTGGAAGTGATGGAGAGTGGGAGATCCAAATACGTGGTCTTTCTCTGTCGGGCTATGGCGGAGGCGGACGGCGAGGGAAGAGGGATGCAGAGAGGGAGAGAAGTGGATGGGCTTGGGCTGACCATGCGGAGAGGGAGGAATCGGATGTGGCTAGGGTTGGGGGTTGTcgtccggcttaaatagccggactTTGGCCCTCGGGCGGTGAGTCTGAGCGGCGCCACGCGGTGTTCACATCCTCACTAGAGAAGATGCCCGTCGAACTGTTGGGTTTTCGGGTGATTTCGTGTGGAACCCGGTCGTCAATTCGACGTGGCAGACGCGCCGGGCCGCCCCATATTCGCCCCAGATTTGAGCTGGATATGAGAGATGCCGGTCAGCCCCTACGTTTGAGACCGGTTTAAGGTGTCTGTGTGGGCCGTTTCTTTTTACACTAGGTCGCTCGTCCTAGTGTTTGAGACCGGCTTGAGGCGTCTGGCCATAGATGTGCGTAGAAGGTTAGCTCGAGTTCAAGTGCTTAGAGTTTAGGCTGTGACAGTGTCTAGATGCATTGAGGGTCCTTTTAACTGGCTGTGCTGCACAGAAACTTCTAAGTAAATTGCTGTGCCTTAATACAGCACTGTAGCATTGGAATTTTTTTATCAAATCCTGAAAATGTATACCCTTATTCAGAAATTTTACAAATATTACCCCATCGTCCACTTGTAGAACGAAGAGAGACAGCGTTCCTATGTTGGTCGACAAGGTCTTCTAACGGCCGAAAATGCCGATCCACCACCGGAGACATCTCTTCGTTCTCCACACGACCGAAGAGCTGGATTTTATTTTCCCGTGGACATAGACCTACTATACTCGCTACTCCGACACACATAATCCACGCATCCAGAAGAAGAGGCTGAGAACAATCATCAACTGTTATCTGAAGGTGTTATTAATTGGAGAATACTACCCATCACAACAATATTCAAAGGGATATGCTCCATGTTTTCCACTGTCCTACACAGTCAATGTTGTTCTTTTTCTCGATAAGGAGTCAATGTTGTTGTAACAAAACAGATCCAGTGttcttttttttcacaaaaaaatgaGTTTCTCATGGACAGAAAAATGGTTATGTtcaccgcaaaaaaagaaaaatggTATGAACAGTGTGAACAGACCATCCGACCTGCAATCTACATGCTGCAACCGATGCAAAGTCCTGCAATGACTCAGCTAAAGCAACAAAATTGGACGTGATGACTACGCTGTGTATCTATCTACACTTGGCAATTGCCATGCTTGCTAATCTCAAACTTGAGCATCCTTTCTCGTTGTCCATCTGGTCTGGTTAGTTGGTGGGTAGGCTCACAGATATGCCTCGGCCATCCATCCTCTCATAGAAAAGCATGTACGCCTCGCACCCGAGAACTTCTTCTAGAGGGACTTCCTTGATGTCGCGATCGGTTGCGCAAACCCATGAGGAAGAACCACTGCTCTGCTGCTTGCGACCTGCCCTCACATAAGCAACGTAGTGCCCTACATTCAAGGCGTGGCCATGGTGCTCAATGACACCGACTAGGCGATAGCTGGAGTTACCTTTGTCCTCGGAACTGAAGAGTAGAAAAAAGTAATAAACAGTTAGACCAGGTGCAAGGAAACTGAAGATTAAGCTGGAGTACCAACAATGCAATGCCTTTCTTCAAACAACAAACTGGATATTTGTTGACAAGAAAGCTCTATCAGATTAACAAAACAATATGGTGTATCTCAAGTGACTGATTACGTATTTACTAATCATAACTCTTAGAAATAAAGGCTCATACTAATACTCAACAGGCCATTCAAAGATGTTAGGTTtgtatatatataaataatataacATCCATCCAATTGCAATTCTAAAACCAGAACTATACTtaacaatccaaacttcaaacagATTTTATACACTACACCCAGGTGATGATAATATAATCATAACTTGGTCAGTGATACTGATACACTGCCAAGGTGAATAGAGTTTGTGCTCGACGGCCTCGACATCAGATACATATTCCAATATGGTATCCTATACCAAAAATGAAAAACTAACAGTTTTAATCAATGGCACAGGGTTCTGGTCCATATCAGGCTATCAGTACACACTCAAATTAAGCTGATACCTTCAGACAATTCAATTAAGCTTGCAATTATCACATCCTGACAAGTACGAAATGCTAGTCTGAACCCAGAAAAAAATTGTAGTCTGAACCTGAACCTATAAAATAGTTTACAAGATTGCATATAACTTCCTGAAGTCTGACATATTTTTTGTGTTTAAAACCTTCATTTTTGTAACCTGCAATGCCGGTTTTTGCAGAGAAGGAATACTCTTAAAGCTTTTGTAGAAGCAAACTATGAAACAAAATAGTTACTGGATTTCTAAAGGTAGGAACTTAACGGAACAGGCATAAAAGAACAACCTTAGAAATTGCTGTGTAGAATTATCAGAAGTCGGTACCTGGGGTCCATGAACGGTTCTACATGAAGAATCTCCTTAAAGCTCACATGTCCTCTCGTTTTAGAAAGAGCATTGGTGAATCTCTTCAGTTGAATGGTTAGTACAGGTGGCAGCTTAGTAACCAATTGTATTTGAAAACCACCAGTCCCATGTTTCTGCTCACTTTGGTTTTCTTCCGCTTGTTGTGCACTATGATCATCCAGCTTTACCTGCTTCCCACTGCCTTCGCTGGTATCCTGACTATCCTGGGTACTCAACAGGTCAGTCTGTTTATGAGTTGGAAAGGAACTAGGTGCAGCTTCCTGACTTTCAGGTTTTCTATTGGTAGTGCAGCAAGAGGCCGAGTTCTTTTCATCATAGCTCATCCCTGAAGTGATTTCTTCACGAACTCTGTTCTCAGAAAGAATAACTTGATGATGTGCATCTGAACCATGTGGTTGTCTACTTGGAGAAGTACATTCTACCAACAAGCTATTCAAATCATTAGATCGCTCACTTGGGCATGTTTTCCTGTCTGATAGTTCAGTCTGGTCTCCTTCAACTGTTGGATTTACATTGGTACTTGCTATCATCGGTTGACCATTTTCACTTCCATTTGTTCTCGGCAGCTCAACAACCTTGGAACAGTTACCACATTTCCATCCCATTCGACAATAGCAAAGAAGTGTCAAGCAGTCCTCGAGCGATGCAACAGAGTTCATATGTACTGCCTCATCATCAGTAATATCACTGCTCTGAGCTCTCCCCTTGTCTTCTGTAGTAGGTTCTACTGAGTAAGTGCTCTCCTTGGCTTCTATATCAACAAGTGGAGGTGGACCAGTATCTTTTGGACTGTGAGGATCTACTATTGATTCATCCATTCCTTCAGTGTCATCAAACAAGTTAGGAATGAAATCAAGAGCTTTTATTGGCACTTCAATGATCTCTCGTGGGACATCATTCTTCTGAGTCTGCAAACGACCGTGTGCAACATCCTCCACTTTAGTAGAATCTGCAGATTCAAGCATACAGGGATTTAGCTTTATCTGCATTAGCAAGATCATGCAACCAGAAACCCTCATCCTTTGCATATTTTTAGAATCTTTAACCACCACATTCTAAGGTCTCTTTTCTCGACAATAACCATACACGCTTAAGTTAACCAACCATTTTAGAGCAACACTTATTTTATGAAGGTAAGGACTCAAGACCCTGAGTTATCTTCAAATGTCAATTCGAACTACTACACTATAGCATACACTTTTGCCATGATAAGACTGTTGAAACATCCAGCCCAATTTTTCGTAGCCACCCCGAAGGCTTTGCTGCTACTTCTTTATTCCATATGTAAAATGGCATCAACAATTTTCTCTGCTTAGCTATCACCAGAGCTCCATTTCCAAAAGTGTCATCTGTTCCCGTGTTCAGAAAAATAGCTAGCTTGTATTAGATCTCACTATTCCACACCTGCGGGCCTGTTCCACATTCTATGTTTTAAGTTAGCTAGAGGAGCACATAGACTTACCAACTTGTGAAGGCTTGGGTATTTTCTCCATGGCCTCATCTCCAAATTCTGAACCAGGAAACTGAGAATCACAGCCTTCAGCAATTGTTTGAATCTTTTCTCCATCAGTCTTGTCGGTTTGTTGGAATAGTTCCTTACGAGTCTTCGTCGGAGATCCACCGCTTCTGGTCATTGGTGGTAACGTAACACTTCTGGCTGGACAATCCTTTGATGGCAGTGCCAGTTGGAGCTCATCGAATTGCAGATCCAAAACTGAATTAGTTGAGCAACTTATGCAGTATAAGGTCTGACGCAGCCAGCCCCCGAAAATGGAATTGCCAATTGGACGAAACTCTGCACCCCCATGCAATTTGTTTAGGTCCTTCGTCTCCTCCTCCAAAGCAGTGCGCAAAGATGTAAGAAACTCTTGGCTGTCCTGCATATAAGAGCCCTTGAACTGTGGATTAAACACCCGCATACCTTCCAATAGCATCTCTGGATCCAGCGCGTGCCTGGCATCATTTGTGCTGCTTGTCTCCACAAATAATTGCTTCAGGTGCAGACCAATGCTCCCCAGCCGAGCACCCGGTCCTAAAATCGTTGTCCTCAGCTCACCGAGCGCAAGGAGGCACTGAAGCAGTGCATTCATGTAGCATGTGTTTCCAAGATTCGGCAACCCTCTGATAACACAGCCATTCCCATTAGCATACCCAGACGCATCATTGCCGGTCACTATTGCCCACGAATCCTTTGCATAACTCTCGGGCACCGTTCCCCACACATCCCATCCATTGCTGGCCCACATTGCCCGCTCAACCCTTTTATTTCTGGCCAGAGCTGCCCACTCATCATCGCTCAGCTTGTCCTGACCGAGCTTCAGAACGTGCCCACACTCGAAGCAGTAGCCCTTATACGGTTCATCGTACCACAGAGCAACCCAATGGTAGTCCCTGGTGGCGTGCAAGCGGGCGTGTCCCTGCGGATTTTCCATGCCCCCCTTCTCCCCGGTGCAGAATGTAGAGGTGCACTCCGTGCACACCATGAACCTAGCAGCAGCTCCCCTCCAGGTGCAGGTGGTCGTGCACAGGAAATGCTCGCACTCTGGGAGCTTCTCGGCGGTCTTGATATCAAGCACCATATCATCCAGCTCCTCCCTGTCCTTGAACAAGTGCTCGCACGACCCGATGTCGTATGTGCAGTCGCTGGTCTCCTCCGCTTCCCCAGTCGATGGCGACTCGCTCAACAACACAGGTGCCTTGGACGCAGGCAGGTCCAGGTGCGGGTATTTCTGCGTGTTCTCAGGGTTCTGCGGGTTCTTGCCCCCCGTCTCGCACCCATCCTTTGCAATGCCGGACACCGATCCCCAGCCATCCTTTGCAACGCTATCCCCCAGTCCTTGCTGATCCTTTTTGTTTCTGGCCGCCACTGCATAGTCATCTTCGCTCCGGTCACTGAGCCTCATACCGCGCGCACACAAGAAGCAGTATCCCAAATTCGGTTCATCGCACCACTGAGCAACCCAATGCGTGTTCTCGCCGGCGTGCCAGAGGGCATGCTCCTGCGGACTTTCCCTGTTCACCGGCCACCCAGAGCAGAAGAATCTGGAGCAGTCTATGCACTTCATCATCCCTTCGTTGCCCTTCCAGGTCGTCTTGCACTTACTAAGATGGCACGTCCGGCGCACCTCCAGCTGCTCCGTGAGATAATACACGTGCATATCCAGGAGTTCGCGGTCCAAGCGTATGTGCTCGCACCGCCCGCCGTCGCCGATACTGTCGCTGCTGGTCCCCGCCTCCGCTTCCCCGGACGATGGCCACTCGTCGCTCGACTCCGTCGGAGACGCAGGCGCGTCGCTGCATCCAGGACCAGCCAGCGGGTCCAGGCGCGGGGATTTCTGCGGGCTGTCGGACGCCTCCTCCGCCCTCTCCCTCTTCTCCTCTACCATCACGCCTGTCGCCTGGAAACTAGGAAACAACGAGAATGAGTCGAGTGAATTCTGAACCCCCAAACCAGAACCGTACGGACTAGAGTTAGCAGCGCCTGAAGCAAAAATCCTGAAGAATCGGAGAACGAGAaaaaacttcaccaacaagtcgagAAGAGATCCAACATTCCGCTAGCGAGGCATCAAGAGGTTCGCAACATACGGTGGAAAAGCAACCGAGAACGCCAgcgaggcggaggacaaggaaAACCTCCCCCGTCAACACACGAAGAATCCGAGCATTGCGGCGGAGAAACACGCAAGAGCGGCGCCGCGGATCCGATTCGGGGACCGAGAGAGAAACCCACCGGTCCACCGACACCACGCGattaagcaagcaagcaagcacgCGCGCACCCAGCGACTCGGCGGAGCGGGATTCGGGGGAGAAGGAGGCGGGCCTTACCAGGAGACGGCGAGGGAGAGGGCCTCGGAGGAGGAAACCGAGCAGCCGGGGGAGGCGTCCGCGACGAGGCCGAGagaaggtggaggaggaggagggaggtggggaggagcgggaggcggttTCGCTGGTCGGGGACGGTGGCGGGCGCCGGGGCGGGTTTGTTGGGCTGGCTGAGGAACTGTTGCGGCCGTGCGTGCCGAATGCTATGCTTGGGGGTTTGTTGACGGCGCTAATCCTCTCCTTCTACGAAGATCACGAGTCCGCGAATGCGTGTGGCAGCGGGCCAGGCCCGCTGGGCCTAGTTCCGGAGACCCATGTCCAGCTTGATCTCCAAAAATAAAATGAGCCAACTTTTCTCAAATTAAGTAAATAATAATGAGCCAATTGTTTGACAAAAAAATAGTGAGCCACTTTCTTACACTAGAAAAATTAATGAGCAAAATCTTTCTCGAGAGATTTAGCGAGTGAATCTTTTTCTTCTTGTTGTTGCATGTATAAACGCAACCGACATCACACCATAAAAATGCCCCACATAGATTTAGGCGCCGGAGATGAACTCCAAGCGTGAATAGCGATGGCGATATGTACAAGACATCGGAATTTGGTGGCGGAGGTACGGTTCTGAGGAACCACAATGAAAGCTTCATAGCAGGAGTGTGCCATCTTTTTTCCTTCGGTTGCCGATCCAGAGCTAGCAGAACCGCTCGCTTGTCGTCGTGCAATCAAACGCCATGGAAATCAATGTGAGGAGGCTAGTGTTGAAGACTGATtctccggcgggggggggggggggggtgtgataCGTAAGATAACTGATCAAGTTAAGGATCTGTCTGCATACGGGCATGTGGTTCAGAAAATCAAAACATTACTTCAAACTCTTGATGATTTTGAGGTGGGCTTGGTGCGTCGCTTTGTGAATAGCGCATCACATGTAATGGCAAGGGAAGGTTGCACTAAAAAACTTTTCTTGAACAACAGAAGGCGCAGGAAGCGCCAAACTTTTTATTCGGCTCGATAGCAATGTACAACATGGATTACAAAGCCCTGAAACTGAAAATTAGAAAGAGGAGAAACTATAGGGTAGGTCATATCCTTGTGAGCTGAAGCAAAGCAACATATGTCAGGTTCAACATGTGACCTAAGAAACTGATGAACTACATTATGAGCAATTCCATTTATCTCTCTTGAAATATGAAAGATCTAAAGAGTAGAACAAGTCAACTAAAGTTTTCCTGATAGTCCAAGGAGTAGAAGCCTTTGAAATTCTCCCATTCACCGCAACCGAACCCAAGGAAAGGCAGTATGTAAGAAACGTGGGTTGGGTAATGTGAAGAGGTGTGTTGGTGATGGATGTGGATGCCTCGAGCTGCACATTTACTTCATATTGATCCCGCGACAAAGGAAGATAAACTCCAACACCGGTAGTTGATCATCCCTGAGATAAACCTGGAACATTTTTACATTTAAAAGTTGCATCCGAATAAAATTTGGGCCCTGCAATACAAAGATCAGATTTAAGTGTTTGACCCTGCAAAGGAATTTGGATAGTAGGAGTTTAAAGAAGGATTGGAGCATGAGGCTGGAAGTGATGAGAATTATTAATAAGATCACAAGGCTCAAGAGACAAAGCATTTGTTGCAATATTAACATAGCCCTAGTAGGAAACCCTAACAGGAATAGTTAGTCAGTGGCGCAGCATGAAAATTGGACACTGATGCTATTTTCATCAAGTACTACTAGCGTCGGATCGGAGCATGTAACTAATACGGTATAGTTAGTGGCGTTGAAAATCTGGTGGATGTCCGTAGTGCGCGGCGCCCACCAGTCTAGCCAATCAGGAAGTAGTACAATCGCTGGAAAAGGAACACGCGGGTAGTACTTATGATACTACGGGCATGGGACGAAGTTTGGTTTGAATTTAGTGGGGTCGGCCCATGTGATCAGCGCCACAACTTAATGAAGCTCCAAACATCCACCTGATGCCCTGCAAGACATACAAGGCTATGTAGCACTTTCTGGAAGTATCTCAATTAgtcatcatccaaacgaagagcaGAGAAGAGTATTTATATTAGCGCTTCTGTCACACATAAGGTGTCACAATTCTTATGTGAAGTAACTACTTGTGATTCTGCAAATATTGTTACTATCCTGGTGGACAAATAAACAAGAGCGATAAGAACAATAGGCTTGTAGTAACAACAATAAAAACACTTGAAAGTAAATAACATAGAGTTGTGTTTCCTGCAATGGAGAAATCAGGCACAGAGAGATTTCATTTCATGGTATACATCGAGTTTGCCAGTGCGACGGTAATACCAATTACCTTGTATCATGTTTGTAGTGTTTTATATGTTTGTTCTGTAGGCGGATCACCCTAAGGTCATGGAACTCCTCCTAGCGGGATTACATTCCACTCTATGGTCCTGCTTCGCTGTTGCCACGTGTGGTCGTCTCTACAATTAAGGTCCTCAGACCGAAACCAAGCAGTAATTTTAATGGATCATCATTATCTCATATTGTCTTTGGTCCTCATAGATGTCTCCACCTATTACGTCAGAGGTCACAGATTTCCTAAACAATATGTGTTAATTGTGTAGTTCTTGAGATCATGTTGCCTAGGCCCTTAAGTTGGACAACACACATAGAGTTCACCAAAGTATACCAACGTACTAGACAGATCATAAGACTACAAACACAAATGATGACATATAGATCAAGCACAAGTGAATCTTACCACTCACCTACATCTCCCACGCCTAGGTTACTCATGCATCATAAGAGAATAGCCAATCACACAAGAGATTGAACCCGTGAAAACCATACTGATAATACAGTGAAGATCCACAATAAGATGAAATGGATAATTCAAATAGCCTTGATCTCCAGATGAATAATAACAGAGTTTACAACTTGTTCTTACAACTTGGAATTCCTCTTACAATAGTGAAGGATgagaatgatgatgaagatggaatGACCAAAACTAGGAAGATCCCGGAAGGTTCTTCGGACCTCTCCCTTCTTTGTTATGGAAGtggtggtggcggctagggttctctCCTCCCCTGGGTGCCTTCACG
Protein-coding regions in this window:
- the LOC123171056 gene encoding uncharacterized protein; this encodes MIYITHIPKKERKRMLRDVDALEPVAPKFNPWPTYPVTFDKHDHPTIIRHGGSAALVLDPIIDGYHLTRVHMDEGSNLNLIYEDMVRKMGIDSSRIKPSTTTFKGVIPGVEARCTGTVTLEVVFGSPENFTSEELIFDIAPFRSGCHALLGRTTFARFNAVSHYAYLKIKMPGPNGVITVNGNTERSLWAEEQTTDFAAKHSARTAATVPQPAQQTRPGARHRPRPAKPPPAPPHLPPPPPPSLGLVADASPGCSVSSSEALSLAVSCFQATGVMVEEKRERAEEASDSPQKSPRLDPLAGPGCSDAPASPTESSDEWPSSGEAEAGTSSDSIGDGGRCEHIRLDRELLDMHVYYLTEQLEVRRTCHLSKCKTTWKGNEGMMKCIDCSRFFCSGWPVNRESPQEHALWHAGENTHWVAQWCDEPNLGYCFLCARGMRLSDRSEDDYAVAARNKKDQQGLGDSVAKDGWGSVSGIAKDGCETGGKNPQNPENTQKYPHLDLPASKAPVLLSESPSTGEAEETSDCTYDIGSCEHLFKDREELDDMVLDIKTAEKLPECEHFLCTTTCTWRGAAARFMVCTECTSTFCTGEKGGMENPQGHARLHATRDYHWVALWYDEPYKGYCFECGHVLKLGQDKLSDDEWAALARNKRVERAMWASNGWDVWGTVPESYAKDSWAIVTGNDASGYANGNGCVIRGLPNLGNTCYMNALLQCLLALGELRTTILGPGARLGSIGLHLKQLFVETSSTNDARHALDPEMLLEGMRVFNPQFKGSYMQDSQEFLTSLRTALEEETKDLNKLHGGAEFRPIGNSIFGGWLRQTLYCISCSTNSVLDLQFDELQLALPSKDCPARSVTLPPMTRSGGSPTKTRKELFQQTDKTDGEKIQTIAEGCDSQFPGSEFGDEAMEKIPKPSQVDSTKVEDVAHGRLQTQKNDVPREIIEVPIKALDFIPNLFDDTEGMDESIVDPHSPKDTGPPPLVDIEAKESTYSVEPTTEDKGRAQSSDITDDEAVHMNSVASLEDCLTLLCYCRMGWKCGNCSKVVELPRTNGSENGQPMIASTNVNPTVEGDQTELSDRKTCPSERSNDLNSLLVECTSPSRQPHGSDAHHQVILSENRVREEITSGMSYDEKNSASCCTTNRKPESQEAAPSSFPTHKQTDLLSTQDSQDTSEGSGKQVKLDDHSAQQAEENQSEQKHGTGGFQIQLVTKLPPVLTIQLKRFTNALSKTRGHVSFKEILHVEPFMDPSSEDKGNSSYRLVGVIEHHGHALNVGHYVAYVRAGRKQQSSGSSSWVCATDRDIKEVPLEEVLGCEAYMLFYERMDGRGISVSLPTN